One genomic window of Trichlorobacter lovleyi includes the following:
- a CDS encoding MASE3 domain-containing protein, protein MYDTSGRTSPGLILKGALFCVFTFLLYLIAQREYLVFHSFAELFSIVIACGIFMIAWNSRAFYNNNYLLFIGITYLFVAFFDTLHTLAYRGTGIFTSFDHNNLAPQLWLVARYMESIALLTAPLFFRRRLQITGVFLLAGAVSVLALWSIFWARNFPDCFVTGQGLTPFKRISEYVIDLILLVALVLLHREKDRFEPNVLQLLSLSIACTIVTELFFTVYTHLYGVFNFVGHIFKILSFGFMYKAIIETALRQPYSLLFRELKQSEETLRQKEESLLLAQRLAHMGSWEWNLRDNSMWWSDEMYALFDYDKQQTSACLERIFERVHPDDMPAVQQVTATYLQEKQPLKFSHRIIQGDGSVHHLQVEFNRPRHDQRGTALLAVGIVRDITDQVQVAKMRDDIELITHHDLKTPLNPVIGIPEILLMDANLSPEQTELIQMIKTCGYRILNIIDSSLSLYKMEQGTYTLTTTSCNLLQLINEIARGSEQQLKQKQLELTCLVKGVPAGADDLFMVTCEELLCYTMLSNLISNAIEASPPGEVITVSCEQDAHWSSITIHNQGAVPTEIRASFFDRYVTHGKQKGTGLGTYSALLAARTHQGDIAMTTSEEGGTFITVRLPNHPETVQAATAC, encoded by the coding sequence ATGTATGATACGTCCGGCCGTACTTCCCCTGGTCTGATCTTGAAAGGCGCACTGTTCTGCGTCTTCACCTTCCTGCTGTATCTGATTGCGCAGCGCGAGTATCTGGTATTTCACAGCTTTGCAGAACTGTTCAGCATTGTCATTGCCTGCGGCATCTTCATGATCGCCTGGAACTCACGGGCCTTCTACAACAACAACTACCTGCTCTTTATCGGCATTACCTACCTGTTTGTCGCCTTTTTCGACACCCTGCATACCCTGGCCTACCGCGGCACGGGTATCTTCACAAGCTTTGATCACAACAACCTGGCCCCTCAGCTCTGGCTGGTTGCACGCTACATGGAGAGCATCGCGTTGCTGACCGCCCCGCTCTTTTTCCGGCGGCGCCTGCAGATCACCGGGGTGTTTCTGCTTGCGGGCGCGGTTTCAGTGCTTGCGCTCTGGTCAATCTTCTGGGCCCGTAACTTTCCAGACTGCTTTGTGACCGGCCAGGGACTGACACCCTTCAAGCGTATAAGCGAATACGTTATTGATCTGATTCTGCTGGTTGCACTTGTGCTGCTGCATCGAGAAAAAGACCGCTTTGAACCGAATGTGTTGCAATTACTGTCCTTGTCAATCGCCTGCACCATTGTTACCGAGCTGTTCTTTACGGTCTATACCCATCTCTACGGCGTTTTTAATTTTGTCGGCCATATCTTCAAGATCCTCTCCTTCGGTTTCATGTACAAGGCCATCATTGAAACCGCCCTGAGGCAACCCTACAGCCTGCTGTTCCGGGAACTGAAACAGAGTGAAGAGACGCTGCGCCAGAAAGAGGAATCGTTGTTGCTGGCCCAGCGGCTGGCCCATATGGGAAGCTGGGAATGGAACCTGCGCGATAACAGCATGTGGTGGTCGGACGAGATGTATGCCCTGTTTGACTACGACAAGCAGCAGACCAGCGCCTGCCTGGAGCGGATCTTTGAACGGGTGCACCCTGACGATATGCCTGCCGTGCAGCAGGTAACCGCCACCTACCTGCAGGAAAAACAGCCCTTGAAGTTCAGCCACAGGATCATTCAGGGCGATGGGAGCGTCCATCACCTGCAGGTTGAGTTCAACCGCCCCCGGCATGATCAACGCGGTACTGCGCTGCTGGCGGTGGGGATTGTCCGCGACATTACGGACCAGGTCCAGGTGGCAAAAATGCGTGACGATATCGAGCTTATCACGCACCACGACCTGAAAACGCCGCTTAATCCCGTGATCGGCATCCCGGAAATTCTGCTTATGGATGCAAACCTGAGCCCGGAGCAGACTGAGCTGATACAGATGATCAAGACCTGCGGCTACCGGATCCTGAACATTATCGACTCATCCCTGTCGCTCTACAAAATGGAGCAGGGCACCTATACGCTGACAACAACCAGCTGCAATCTGCTGCAACTGATTAACGAGATCGCCAGAGGGTCAGAACAACAGTTGAAGCAGAAACAGCTGGAGCTGACCTGCCTGGTCAAGGGGGTCCCGGCCGGCGCAGACGACCTGTTCATGGTGACCTGCGAAGAACTGCTCTGCTACACCATGCTCTCAAACCTGATCAGCAATGCCATAGAGGCCTCTCCGCCGGGGGAGGTCATTACCGTCTCCTGCGAGCAGGATGCACACTGGAGCAGCATCACGATTCATAACCAGGGCGCAGTACCAACGGAGATCCGCGCCAGCTTCTTTGACCGCTACGTCACCCACGGCAAGCAAAAGGGTACCGGGCTGGGCACCTATTCCGCCCTGCTGGCCGCACGCACCCATCAGGGTGATATCGCCATGACAACCTCCGAGGAGGGAGGCACCTTCATTACGGTACGCCTGCCGAACCACCCTGAAACCGTGCAGGCCGCAACGGCCTGCTAA
- a CDS encoding PaaI family thioesterase has product MAIEPATLESGNRIPFLQTLGIQLHEIGDRHAIMQVTVSELHRNYLGGAHGGLLATLVDTAAFFPRPLLPSGTACTTTSLNVTYIRPAALGDTLTARSELLHLGRRTASVRVEITNQDARLVAHGVIGLMLLA; this is encoded by the coding sequence ATGGCCATAGAACCTGCCACACTGGAATCGGGCAACCGGATTCCCTTCCTTCAGACCCTTGGCATACAGCTGCATGAGATCGGCGACCGCCACGCCATCATGCAGGTAACGGTCAGCGAGCTGCACCGCAACTACTTGGGGGGTGCCCATGGCGGCCTGCTGGCCACCCTGGTGGATACGGCCGCCTTCTTCCCCCGTCCGCTGCTCCCTTCCGGCACTGCCTGCACCACCACCAGCCTGAACGTCACCTACATCCGCCCGGCAGCCCTCGGCGACACCCTGACGGCCCGCTCGGAGCTGCTGCATCTGGGGCGCAGAACCGCCAGTGTCAGGGTGGAGATCACCAATCAGGATGCCAGGCTGGTTGCCCATGGTGTGATTGGATTGATGCTGCTGGCGTGA
- a CDS encoding MBL fold metallo-hydrolase produces MQIKPEILTLNLPFSVPLPTGPIDRSVNVVLICSEMLTLIDSGTAGAETRIFDYLRSIGRQPEELSLLLLTHSHPDHIGAARAVVAASGCQVAAHAAERAWIEDVELQVRERPVPGFHALVGGAVPVDRILVEAERVAVGGGAGLEVLHTPGHSRGSLSFWYPEEGLLITGDALPVPDEMPIFDSLHDSLASLKRLQALPAEQLISAWEPPLSGAAIGQRFEASHDWLMKIKASVDRVAGNNRDKAPMTLCAEVVAALGLPPFAVNPLVARSLVSCLA; encoded by the coding sequence ATGCAGATCAAACCGGAAATCCTGACCCTCAACCTCCCCTTTAGCGTACCGTTGCCAACCGGCCCGATTGACCGGTCGGTCAATGTGGTCCTCATCTGCAGCGAGATGCTCACCCTGATCGACAGCGGTACCGCTGGTGCTGAAACCAGGATATTCGATTACCTCCGTTCCATCGGCAGGCAGCCGGAAGAGTTGTCGCTGCTGCTTTTGACCCACAGCCACCCGGACCATATCGGTGCCGCCCGGGCAGTTGTTGCTGCCAGCGGTTGTCAGGTGGCAGCCCATGCCGCGGAACGGGCCTGGATAGAAGATGTTGAGCTGCAGGTCAGGGAGCGCCCGGTGCCCGGTTTTCATGCGCTGGTGGGCGGTGCGGTGCCGGTTGACCGGATACTGGTTGAGGCTGAACGCGTTGCTGTGGGCGGGGGGGCGGGTCTGGAGGTGCTGCACACCCCCGGCCATTCGCGGGGATCGCTGTCGTTCTGGTACCCGGAAGAGGGGCTGCTGATAACCGGCGATGCACTGCCGGTGCCGGATGAGATGCCGATATTCGACAGCCTGCATGACTCGCTGGCGTCGCTAAAACGGCTGCAGGCGCTGCCGGCCGAACAGCTGATCTCGGCTTGGGAACCTCCGTTGAGCGGTGCTGCTATCGGCCAACGGTTTGAGGCCAGTCATGACTGGCTGATGAAAATCAAAGCGAGTGTCGACAGGGTTGCCGGCAACAATCGGGATAAAGCCCCGATGACGCTGTGTGCAGAGGTGGTTGCGGCACTGGGGCTGCCGCCCTTTGCGGTTAATCCGCTTGTGGCGCGTTCACTTGTCTCATGTCTGGCATGA
- a CDS encoding PadR family transcriptional regulator, translating to MPPKRKQQYRHIPAFILLALAEGPIHGGAIHTVLTERMPLYKPDTSVIYRTLQQLEQDGEVVSEWDTSKSGPARKRYQLTGAGWKKLEYWREDIEMRIANLQYFLTTYQAMVKG from the coding sequence ATGCCACCCAAACGCAAACAGCAGTATCGCCATATACCGGCCTTTATCCTGCTGGCGCTGGCTGAAGGGCCAATCCACGGCGGTGCGATCCATACGGTCCTGACTGAACGGATGCCGCTTTATAAGCCTGACACCAGCGTAATCTACCGTACCCTCCAGCAACTGGAGCAGGATGGCGAGGTGGTTTCGGAGTGGGATACCAGCAAGAGCGGACCGGCCAGGAAACGCTACCAGCTGACCGGTGCCGGCTGGAAGAAGCTTGAGTATTGGCGTGAAGATATCGAGATGCGGATTGCGAACCTGCAGTATTTTCTGACCACCTATCAGGCCATGGTGAAAGGCTGA
- a CDS encoding permease, producing MMSATLYGMTAVALLLSWWFDREKTHRALKIGAKSLHVLLPKILGMIALVGLVLALVPPGLITKLFSFRGIGGFVLVAAIGAIITMPAPIAFPLVGSLLRLGAAPATLATFVTTLTMVGIITAPIEISYFGRRFTLIRQSLSFVTAVIIGLLMGVFL from the coding sequence ATGATGTCAGCAACACTCTATGGGATGACAGCAGTGGCGCTGCTGCTGTCATGGTGGTTTGACCGGGAGAAGACCCATCGGGCGCTGAAGATCGGGGCCAAGTCGCTACATGTATTGCTGCCGAAGATCCTGGGGATGATTGCCCTGGTGGGACTGGTGCTGGCCCTGGTGCCACCCGGGCTGATAACCAAGCTGTTCAGCTTCCGTGGCATCGGCGGCTTTGTGCTGGTTGCCGCCATCGGCGCAATCATCACCATGCCGGCCCCGATCGCCTTTCCGCTGGTCGGGTCTCTGCTCAGGCTGGGCGCGGCTCCGGCCACCCTGGCTACCTTTGTGACCACCCTGACCATGGTGGGCATCATCACCGCGCCGATTGAGATCTCCTATTTCGGCAGACGTTTCACCCTGATCCGCCAGAGTTTAAGCTTTGTCACCGCGGTTATTATCGGGCTGTTGATGGGGGTATTCCTGTAA
- a CDS encoding permease, protein MKTHLASYRLFLAVLGINLLLLLWQPALARHSAVNSLSFLLEVLSIVPPVMILMGLLDVWVPRRLVEAHLGPDAGLLGAGVAVLLGTAAAGPLYAAFPVAISLQKKGARLANIVIFLGTWATIKIPMIMMESSFIGLRFALLRLLFTIPCILLAGYLMERVIPLESLPDNTDNAAKA, encoded by the coding sequence ATGAAAACGCATCTTGCAAGCTATCGTCTCTTTCTGGCCGTGCTGGGTATCAACCTGCTGCTGCTGCTCTGGCAGCCGGCCCTGGCCCGCCACTCGGCAGTCAACTCCCTCAGCTTCCTGCTGGAGGTACTCTCGATCGTGCCGCCGGTCATGATCTTGATGGGACTGCTGGATGTCTGGGTGCCCCGCAGGCTGGTGGAGGCCCATCTGGGACCCGATGCCGGACTGCTTGGCGCCGGGGTTGCCGTCCTGTTGGGAACGGCTGCGGCCGGACCGCTCTACGCCGCCTTTCCGGTTGCCATCTCGCTTCAGAAAAAGGGGGCGCGGCTGGCCAATATCGTTATCTTTCTGGGAACCTGGGCCACCATCAAGATCCCGATGATCATGATGGAAAGCAGCTTCATCGGGCTGCGTTTTGCCCTGCTGCGGCTGCTGTTCACCATCCCCTGCATCCTGCTGGCCGGATACCTGATGGAGCGGGTGATTCCCCTTGAGAGTCTGCCGGACAACACGGACAACGCAGCCAAGGCCTGA